In Mycobacterium sp. ITM-2016-00317, the genomic window CTCGCCGGCGCGGAGGCGCTCACCGGTGACCTGTTCCTGCTGATGCTCAGCGGAGGCGCGCTGGCCGCGGCCGGCTCCAGCTTCGCGTTCGACGCGCCGATCTGGGTCGACGGCATCGTGTTCCTGGTGGTGTCGCTGCTGCTGCTGGTCGGGGTGCGTCCCGCGCTGCGCCGCAGGATGCAGTCCGGCACGGGTCTGCCCGAACCGGCCAAGGCGCTGGAGGGCAAGAGCGCGCTGGTGCTCGACCGGGTCGCCCGCCACGAGGGCCAGGTCAAGCTCGACGGTGAGGTCTGGACCGCCCGGCCCTACAACGAGACCGACATCTACGAACCCGGCGATCAGGTCACCGTCGTGCACATCGACGGCGCGACCGCGGTCGTCTCCAAGATCGGCTAGAGAAGGGACTCCACATGGATGGTGCTATCACGGGGCTGGTCTTACTTGGTGTGCTGGTGTTGTTCGCCGTGGTCGTGGTCGCCAAGTCGGTGGCGCTGATCCCACAGGCTGAGGCCGCGGTCATCGAACGGCTGGGCCGCTACAGCAAGACGGTGTCCGGTCAGCTGACCCTGCTGGTGCCCTTCGTGGACCGCATCCGGGCCCGCGTCGACCTGCGGGAGCGGGTGGTGTCGTTCCCGCCGCAGCCCGTCATCACCGAGGACAACCTCACCGTCAACATCGACACCGTGGTGTACTTCCAGGTCACCAACCCCCAGGCGGCGGTGTACCAGATCAACAACTACATCGTCGGCGTCGAGCAGCTGGCGACCACCACGCTGCGCAACGTCGTCGGCGGGATGACCCTCGAGCAGGCCCTCACCTCTCGCGATTCCATCAACAAACAACTGCGCGGCGTGCTGGACGAGGCCACCAACAGGTGGGGGCTGCGCGTCGCGCGGGTCGAGCTGCGCAGTATCGACCCGCCACCGTCGATCCAGGATTCGATGGAGAAGCAGATGCGCGCCGACCGCGAGAAGCGGGCGATGATCCTGACCGCCGAAGGCAGCCGGGAGGCGGCCATCAAACAGGCCGAAGGCCAGAAGCAGGCGCAGATCCTGGCGGCCGAAGGCGCGAAGCAGGCCGCCATCCTCACCGCCGAGGCCGACCGGCAGTCCCGGATGCTGCGCGCGCAGGGTGAACGCGCCGCCGCATACCTGCAGGCCCAGGGCCAGGCCAAGGCCATCGAGAAGACGTTCGCGGCGATCAAGGCCGGCCGACCGACCCCGGAGATGCTGGCGTACCAGTACCTGCAGACCCTGCCGCAGATGGCCAAGGGCGAGGCCAACAAGGTGTGGCTGGTGCCCAGCGACTTCGGTTCGGCGCTGCAGGGGTTCACCAAGCTGCTCGGCGCGCCGGGCGAGGACGGCGTGTTCCGCTACACCCCGTCGCCGGTCGACGACGCTTCGGCCCGGCCCGTCGACGACTCCGACGAGGTCGCCGACTGGTTCAACACCGAGACAGATCCCGCGATCGCCGCGGCAGTGGCCAAGGCCGAGGCCGACGCGCGGACCCCGGTCGACAGGCCGGGACACCTGTCTGCTCCGGCGGCGCCCAGCCAGATCAGTGCGCCGCGGCCCGGGGCGCAGGACCAATAATGAGCGCGCTGACGTCGCAGCGGACCTACGCCGTGCTCGCCGCGATGCAGGCCGCCGTCGCCGCGGCCGGTGTCGGGCCCATCGCGCCGGTCAAGAAGTCGTTGGAGGACGTCGGGCTGCCCAGGAAACTCTGGCCGCTGCTTCCGATCGTCAATGCGGCCAGCGCGGTCGGCCTGCTGTCGGTGTTCCGCTGGCCGGCACTGGCGCGGCTGACGACGTTCATGCTGACCGTCTACTTCACCCTGGCCGTCGGCTCCCATGTCAGGGCCAAGGACTGCTCTCCGAATCTGGTCGCCGCGTCGTCGCTGCTGACGCTGTTCGCCGCGATGACGGTGAAGGGGCCCGACGTCAGGACGCCGTGACCGGGGTCCGGCTGCGCCGCTCGGTCCTGATCTCGTAGAGCAGTCCGGCGACCCCGATCGCCGCCGTGCACACCGACACCACCAGCAGCAACGGGCTGATGCGGCCGGTCAGCGCATCCCCGAACACCACGATCGCCGACGTGCCGGGAAGTACGCCGACCAGGGTGGCGAGCGTGTACGGCAGCGCCCGCACCGACGACGCGCCCGCAGCGTAGTTGAGTACCGAGAACGGCACGGCCGGGATCAGCCGGGTGGCCAGCACCACGGGCCAGCCCCGCTCGCTCAGCCGCTTGTCGACCGCGGTGAGGCGGGGATGGGACACCAGGCGGCTGACCTGCCAGCCCGCCGTCCGGACCAACACCAGCGCGATCACCGCGCTGAGCGTGCTGGCGACCACCGCGATCGGGATGCCCAGCAGCGGACCGAACAGCAGGCCCGCGGCCAGCGTGAACACGGTGCGGGGGAACGGGAACACCGTCGCCACGACATGGGCGGCGAAGAACACCAGCGGGAACCACGGCCCCGCCGCGGTGGCCCAGTCCCGCACCTGCAACGCGGTGGGAAACGGCACGAAAAGCGCAACTGCGACGAGAATCACAATCCCCATCAGCGCCGCGGCGAGCCTGCCCCGCGGAGCCGTCTTCAGCGTGACGACGACCGCGGCACCGACGGTACCCAGCGTGCTGACTACGGATTTCACGATTCCCAAGGGTACGGGGGTGCGGCAGATGCGCTCGTCGGGCGGGACAGTGCGGTTGGCTACCAGCCCACGAGAGTGTGATGGCGATCATTTAGCCTGATGGCTGTGCAGAATCCCAGCGCCGGCGCTGCCGGCGGAGTAATCGATTCCGATCTGGACCGGTGGCGCTCCGCTGTGGCGGGCGTGCTGGCGAAGTCCCTGAAGCGGGACCCGGCCGACCTGCCCGCCGAACCCGAGCGGCTGCTCGACTCGGACACCTACGACGGCTTCCCGATCCGGCCGCTCTACACCGGCGCCGACGAACTGGCCGAGCCCGCGCTGCCGGGGCAGTGGCCGTTCGTGCGTGGCGGGGACGCGCTGCGCGACGTGAAGTCGGGGTGGAAGGTCGGCGAGACCTTCCCCGCGGAGGCCGCGAGTGTGGCCGAGGCCAACGGGGCGATCCTGCTGGGCCTCACCGAAGGCGTCAGCGCGCTGGTGCTGCGGGTCGGCGACGCCCCCGGGGCGGTCGCGCCCGCCGACCTGGCGGGATTGCTGGACGGTGTCTATCTGGACCTGGTGCCGGTGGTGGTCGAGGTGGCCGGCGACGGCTCCGCCTACGGCGCGGCCGCCGACGCGCTGCTGGCGCTGCTGACCGGGCTCGACGCGGATCAGCGTTCGCGGCTGTCGATCGACCTCGGGGCCGACCCGCTGACGGCACCGCTGTCCGGGCGTCCGGCGCCGGGGAACGACGACATCGTCGCCGTCGCCGAGAAGGCCTTGCAGTACGGCACTCACGTCCGCGCGATCACCGTCGACGGGCCGGCGTTCCACAACGCGGGTGCCGGCGCGTCCTGGGAACTGGGTGCGGCCGTCGCGGCCGGGGTGGCCTACCTGCGGATACTGACGGACGCGGGCCTGTCCACCGCAGACGCGCTCGGACAGATCAGCTTCCGGTTCGCCGCCGACGACGACCAGTTCATGACTATCGCCAAAATGCGTGCCGCACGCCAACTCTGGGCCCGCGTCGCCGAGGTCGTGGGCGAGCCGGATGCCGGTGCGGCCACCCTGCACGCCACCACGTCACTGCCGATGATGACCGCGCGGGACCCGTGGGTGAACATGCTGCGCACCACGGTCGCGGCGTTCGGGGCCGGCGTCGGGGGAGCGGACACCCTGCTGGTGCACCCCTTCGACGTCGCGATTTCCGGTGGATTCCCCGGCACCGCCCGTAGTTTCGCGCGCCGCATCGCCCGCAACACCCAGCTGCTGCTCCTCGAGGAGTCCCACCTGGGCCGGGTGCTGGACCCGTCGGGCGGATCGTGGTTCATCGAGGACCTGACCCGCAGCCTGGCCGGCCAGGCGTGGCAGCACTTCCAGGAGATCGAGGCCGAGGGCGGCTTCGACGCCGCCCGCGAGCACGTCAGCGCCGGCATCGCCGAGGTGGCCCGCCGGCGCGCCGACGACGTCGCGCACCGGCGCACCGCGGTCACCGGCGTCAACGAGTTCCCCAATCTCGGTGAAGTCCCGCTGCCCCAAGGGGATCCGCTGCCGCACGTGCAGCGCTACGCCGCGGCCTTCGAGGCGCTGCGGGACCGCTCGGATGCCTTCCTGGAGAAGACGGGCGCGCGGCCGAAGGCGCTGATGCTGCCGCTCGGGCCGTTGGCCGAACACAACATCCGGACCACCTTCACCGCGAACCTGCTCGCCTCCGGCGGGATCGAGGCCGTCAACCCGGGCCCGCTGGATGCCGCCGGGGTCGCCGCCGCGGTGTCCGACGCCGGCGTGACCGAGGTCGCCGTGATCTGCGGCATCGACGCCCGCTACGCAGGTGAGGTCGCGGCCGTTGTCGAGGCCGCACGCGCGGCAGGGGTTTCCCGCGTGCTGCTCGCCGGACCGGAAAAGGCGGTCGCAGAAGTCGATTCGAAACCCGACGGATACCTCACCGCGAAGATCGACGCGGTCAGCGCCCTGTCGGACCTGCTGACCCGATTGGGAGCATGACATGACCGCCACCGAATCCAGGAACATCCAGAGCTTCGCCGACGTCCCGCTGTCCGGGGACCAAGCGGGCACCGCGCCGGCGCCCGCCGACGTCGACCGGCAGGTGTCGGCCGCCGCGGCCGCCCACGGCTACACCGCCGATCAACTCGACTGGTCCACCCCGGAGGGCATCGACGTCAAGCCGGTCTACATCGGCGCCGACCGCGACGCGATCGTCGAGGCGGGCTACCCGCTTAACAGCCTGCCCGGCGAGCCGCCGTTTGTGCGCGGGCCGTACCCGACGATGTACGTCAACCAGCCGTGGACCATCCGCCAGTACGCCGGGTTCTCCACCGCCGCGGAGTCCAACGCGTTCTACCGCCGCAACCTGGCCGCCGGCCAGAAGGGTCTGTCGGTCGCATTCGACCTGGCCACCCACCGCGGCTACGACTCCGACCACCCTCGGGTGGCCGGTGACGTCGGCATGGCCGGCGTGGCGATCGACTCCATCCTCGACATGCGCCAGCTCTTCGACGGGATCGACCTGTCGACGGTGTCGGTGTCGATGACGATGAACGGTGCGGTGCTGCCGATCCTCGCGCTGTACGTGGTGGCGGCCGAAGAGCAGGGCGTGCCGCCGGAGAAGCTCGCCGGGACCATCCAGAACGACATCCTCAAAGAGTTCATGGTCCGCAACACCTACATCTATCCGCCGAAGCCGTCGATGCGGATCATCTCCGACATCTTCGGCTACACCAGCGTGAAAATGCCGAAGTTCAACAGCATTTCGATCTCCGGCTACCACATCCAGGAGGCGGGGGCCACTGCGGATCTGGAGCTGGGCTACACGCTGGCCGACGGGGTGGAGTACATCAAGGCGGGCCTGGACGCCGGCCTGGACATCGACAAGTTCGCCCCGCGGCTGTCGTTCTTCTGGGGCATCGGCATGAACTTCTTCATGGAGGTCGCCAAGCTGCGGGCAGGCCGGCTGCTGTGGAGCGAGCTGGTGTCGCAGTTCGATCCCAAGAGCGCGAAGTCGCTGTCGCTGCGCACGCATTCGCAGACCTCGGGCTGGTCGCTGACCGCTCAGGACGCGTTCAACAACGTGGCCCGCACGTGTGTGGAGGCGATGGCCGCCACCCAGGGCCACACCCAGTCGCTGCACACCAACGCCCTGGACGAGGCGCTCGCGCTGCCCACCGACTTCTCGGCGCGCATCGCCCGCAACACCCAGCTGCTGCTGCAGCAGGAGTCGGGCACGACGCGGCCGATCGACCCGTGGGCCGGGTCCTATTACGTCGAATGGCTGACCTACCAGCTCGCCGAGAAGGCCCGGGCGCACATCGCCGAGATCGCCGAGCACGGCGGTATGGCACAGGCGATCGACGCGGGCATCCCGAAGCTGCGCATCGAGGAGGCCGCCGCCCGTACTCAGGCACGTATCGACTCCGGCCAGCAGACGGTGATCGGGGTGAATCGCTACCAGGTCGACGAGGACCACGAGATCGAGGTGCTCAAGGTCGAGAACAGCCGGGTGCGTGCCGAGCAGATCGCCAAGCTGGAGCGGTTGCGTGCCGAGCGTGACGAGGCCGCCACCCAGGCCGCGCTGGCCGAGCTGACCCGCGCCGCCGCGGCGTCCGGGCCTGCCGGTGAGGACGGGCTGGGCAACAACCTGCTGGCCCTGGCGATCGACGCCGCCCGCGC contains:
- a CDS encoding SPFH domain-containing protein translates to MDGAITGLVLLGVLVLFAVVVVAKSVALIPQAEAAVIERLGRYSKTVSGQLTLLVPFVDRIRARVDLRERVVSFPPQPVITEDNLTVNIDTVVYFQVTNPQAAVYQINNYIVGVEQLATTTLRNVVGGMTLEQALTSRDSINKQLRGVLDEATNRWGLRVARVELRSIDPPPSIQDSMEKQMRADREKRAMILTAEGSREAAIKQAEGQKQAQILAAEGAKQAAILTAEADRQSRMLRAQGERAAAYLQAQGQAKAIEKTFAAIKAGRPTPEMLAYQYLQTLPQMAKGEANKVWLVPSDFGSALQGFTKLLGAPGEDGVFRYTPSPVDDASARPVDDSDEVADWFNTETDPAIAAAVAKAEADARTPVDRPGHLSAPAAPSQISAPRPGAQDQ
- the scpA gene encoding methylmalonyl-CoA mutase; its protein translation is MTATESRNIQSFADVPLSGDQAGTAPAPADVDRQVSAAAAAHGYTADQLDWSTPEGIDVKPVYIGADRDAIVEAGYPLNSLPGEPPFVRGPYPTMYVNQPWTIRQYAGFSTAAESNAFYRRNLAAGQKGLSVAFDLATHRGYDSDHPRVAGDVGMAGVAIDSILDMRQLFDGIDLSTVSVSMTMNGAVLPILALYVVAAEEQGVPPEKLAGTIQNDILKEFMVRNTYIYPPKPSMRIISDIFGYTSVKMPKFNSISISGYHIQEAGATADLELGYTLADGVEYIKAGLDAGLDIDKFAPRLSFFWGIGMNFFMEVAKLRAGRLLWSELVSQFDPKSAKSLSLRTHSQTSGWSLTAQDAFNNVARTCVEAMAATQGHTQSLHTNALDEALALPTDFSARIARNTQLLLQQESGTTRPIDPWAGSYYVEWLTYQLAEKARAHIAEIAEHGGMAQAIDAGIPKLRIEEAAARTQARIDSGQQTVIGVNRYQVDEDHEIEVLKVENSRVRAEQIAKLERLRAERDEAATQAALAELTRAAAASGPAGEDGLGNNLLALAIDAARAKATVGEISDALEKVYGRHQAEIRTIAGVYRDEVGMASNVSSATELVEKFAEADGRRPRILVAKMGQDGHDRGQKVIATAFADIGFDVDVGSLFSTPEEVARQAADNDVHVVGVSSLAAGHLTLVPALRDALAEVGRPDIMIVVGGVIPPGDFDELYEAGATAIFPPGTVIADAAIGLLNKLAERLGYTLS
- the mutA gene encoding methylmalonyl-CoA mutase small subunit, with the translated sequence MAVQNPSAGAAGGVIDSDLDRWRSAVAGVLAKSLKRDPADLPAEPERLLDSDTYDGFPIRPLYTGADELAEPALPGQWPFVRGGDALRDVKSGWKVGETFPAEAASVAEANGAILLGLTEGVSALVLRVGDAPGAVAPADLAGLLDGVYLDLVPVVVEVAGDGSAYGAAADALLALLTGLDADQRSRLSIDLGADPLTAPLSGRPAPGNDDIVAVAEKALQYGTHVRAITVDGPAFHNAGAGASWELGAAVAAGVAYLRILTDAGLSTADALGQISFRFAADDDQFMTIAKMRAARQLWARVAEVVGEPDAGAATLHATTSLPMMTARDPWVNMLRTTVAAFGAGVGGADTLLVHPFDVAISGGFPGTARSFARRIARNTQLLLLEESHLGRVLDPSGGSWFIEDLTRSLAGQAWQHFQEIEAEGGFDAAREHVSAGIAEVARRRADDVAHRRTAVTGVNEFPNLGEVPLPQGDPLPHVQRYAAAFEALRDRSDAFLEKTGARPKALMLPLGPLAEHNIRTTFTANLLASGGIEAVNPGPLDAAGVAAAVSDAGVTEVAVICGIDARYAGEVAAVVEAARAAGVSRVLLAGPEKAVAEVDSKPDGYLTAKIDAVSALSDLLTRLGA
- a CDS encoding TVP38/TMEM64 family protein; the encoded protein is MKSVVSTLGTVGAAVVVTLKTAPRGRLAAALMGIVILVAVALFVPFPTALQVRDWATAAGPWFPLVFFAAHVVATVFPFPRTVFTLAAGLLFGPLLGIPIAVVASTLSAVIALVLVRTAGWQVSRLVSHPRLTAVDKRLSERGWPVVLATRLIPAVPFSVLNYAAGASSVRALPYTLATLVGVLPGTSAIVVFGDALTGRISPLLLVVSVCTAAIGVAGLLYEIRTERRSRTPVTAS
- a CDS encoding DoxX family protein, which codes for MSALTSQRTYAVLAAMQAAVAAAGVGPIAPVKKSLEDVGLPRKLWPLLPIVNAASAVGLLSVFRWPALARLTTFMLTVYFTLAVGSHVRAKDCSPNLVAASSLLTLFAAMTVKGPDVRTP
- a CDS encoding NfeD family protein, with the translated sequence MPVSLIWLIAALALAGAEALTGDLFLLMLSGGALAAAGSSFAFDAPIWVDGIVFLVVSLLLLVGVRPALRRRMQSGTGLPEPAKALEGKSALVLDRVARHEGQVKLDGEVWTARPYNETDIYEPGDQVTVVHIDGATAVVSKIG